GAATATAAATTCTTGGAGTATTCGTTGAGTCGATTCGCTTCCAAGAACCATTTCATATCTTTTAGAGGTGCAGTGTGGGGAGATGTATTTGTGTTTGGGCGGCTACTACAAAGATTATTGCTGGAAACTCAGAACAGTTTTTGCATGAAAATATGGAAGATGTTTCTGCTAATAACACTCATTGTGGGCATGTATGGTACCATTATTCTGTAAACTGTTAATGTTGGCAGGTCATCTAGTGGAAGGGATATGGTGTTGGGAATTAGAAGTCAAGCGAATGTGTGAGTTGGTTGTGGGATGCCACTTCCTTGGTGCGGCTCTTCAAAAAGTCTGAGATTCTAACAACACCATTACCTGTTGGAcgttcttataaattcaatgctgGAGCTATTGTCTATTGGAGCTATGCACGGTGATGCAGTATTTGAAGAGTGACCTCCGTATCATTCAGTAGTTGTGGAATCTACTTTCATGCTTCGAGTACAGCGAATGCCACCTTGGTCTGGGATACAAGGATGATACCAATGAATCTTGGTTTAATGCCAAAGGAGATACCTTTAATTGTCGTTGATCCCACAATGCATTTTATGAGACCTCTGTATTGCCCGAACCATGGCAAACAGATGCCCACGACAGAAAATGCTGGTCAACTTCCTGGATCATTCGTGAGACGCTACAGTGGTGTGAAGATCAGGAAAGAACAATTGGTGGATTGTGAGGAAGATTAAAcagataagtttttttttttattatacctATGAATAATTCATGAATTTCTTATGTAGTTATTATTCATGCAATAACATTGGTATCTCTCCTCGAGATAGTTTAATTCTATTAACTATTAATAATCTCTCTCTAAAATGCTTCTAGGACAGATCGAGGATCAAAAGGATGATGAGAGATCACATTCAAGGGAGAAAGAGCTTGATGCATCCTGTGAGGAAGTCACACATGTTGAGACacggaccagctaggactcgaacctaggaccttccatacactactagagtgctctaccactgagctactagcccctcttggaccagtccatcgtcagtcccggtgtggcttatttccaacaccaacacccccccttaagccacacctcttgtgtgcttggggctcctagcctggacctggctttgataccatgttgagacatggaccagctaggactcgaacctaggaccttccatacgctgctggagtgctctaccactgagctactggcccctcttggaccagtccatcgtcggtttgggtgtggcttatttccaacaccaacaacacaTGCTGAAGAAAGAGGGAGAACCTATACAGATTGCCATTACAATCAGTTTCTtcaaagaggaggaattaacattcaAAGGGTGTTTGAAAAACCTACAGAGGCAACCTTGGACGAGAAGGTCAGGAGGTTGATGTTAGTATTCAGAGCTTAGAGGGAGTCCCAACATTAGTGATTTCTTGAGATGTaccttaatgcattcttctctgtgtgagagaagtttgaggtgcaagcccttgttaatgcattcttctctgtgtgagagaagtttgaggtgcaagcccttgtcaaTGCATTCTTCTCcgtgtgagagaagtttgaggtgcaagccattgttaatgcattcttctctatgagagaagtttgaggtgaaagcccttgtttccaccctttgggagtagccatggtggtaatgcattcttctctgtgagagaagtttgaggtgaaagcccttgtttccaccctctgggagtagccatggtggtaatgcattcttctttgggagaagtttgaggtgaaagcctttgtttccaccctctgggagtagccatggtggatccaacctctgggagtagccatggtggatgtcatgtgagagactccatgacttagtacttgtgtttattcaccctctgggagtagccatggtgaacgtcatgatgagatgatgacatcacgttgagtgattcCATGATGAGCACTTGTGTTACTTGcatttccattcatgggagtagccatgatggacccacgcTCTAGAAATAGTCATGGTGGATATCTCTACATATCTTAGAtatcgagaaggattcctccctagctaagagggagtgttaatgttattatagctatggtcggattcctCCAGGCCGACATAGATAACATAAAGATTgtgataatatatttatattataattattgtgataatataattattgatattataataattattatcgATAATACAAttattgataatataataatatattgataTAATATTAGTATAATTTGTGGGGCCATCTTGGAAGAGTGGCGTCCCTTGATGAAAGGGCACCTCTCGCATGTGTAATGAGATGTGCAATCTCATTTATCAAGACATATGACAATACAATCCAACTGCAAATCAATATCATTAGCAGATCAAATATGAAAGTGCTCGGGGGAGAcaatcatgtattgtccatagttGGGAGGGCAAATCATTGCCCGTGGTTAAACgagcaaaaaaaaaaacatgtaaaacCTTTAATATTTGGCCCATGGGCATTAAAAATTTCTCTTAAGGGACAACCGAGGTCTCATTCTTTTTTAATAAGGTAAACATTGTACATTGATTTTATGTAGCATATACTGAAAGCTCCTGTCAGTGTTTTTAGCTACTTGGTGGTGGAATGCCCATCTCAAACACTTAAATGTCACTAATTTTTTTTCCTCTTGAGGATTGTGAAGCTCTTGAGGCCCCATCAATTCATGATGGAATGTTTAGTGGTGTTGTGTTGACATCGCCCTCTTCTCCTGATTGAGTTGATCCTTATGTTGAAATTGGTTCTTTTGGGGATGATTTCAGTTTTGTTCCCTCAACGCCTTTAGATTATGTGTAGCTTGTATTATCTTCAGTTAGATGCCTTTCTTCTCTACAAATAGTGAAGCAAGTCAAGGTGATGATAGGTGGTATGTCCTAGACTATTTTCCAAAGAAGGAAGAGAGGTCTTCTTAATCATGGTTTTGTTTCTAATACACACCTTTTGGTGTGTGCTGCCAGGTGGGGCCCAGGTGTTGTTTAATTAGtatataatttttgaaaaataattatataattaaatatatagtaaattcaattattttattttatttataaatttaaaaatataagatACAACATTTATTTAAGTGTGCAGGTATTAAATAAAATAGTAAGTAAAATGTTAGCTTTAAGCAGGAATATAATtatgtatatttaaaatatatttagtttatttcataaatagaacaatatattatatataaatctaaaatatttactatatttaaaataattaaaataaaataaaaataaataaataaataagtataaacTAAATTAATATAAATACTATAAATACATTTATCTAAAAGATATTAGAAATATGAATGATgagaaataaatatatttaaaatatctatattgTTATATAAAATGATATTAAGGTGAAAATCCTAATGAAATAGCATGAAATCATATGCCATAACCAAATGTAGCACTATTGAAATTTTATTAGGGTGAAAACTCCAATGAAAATGGTATGAACATGGGGTTGAAAAAAAGATTTGAACATTGGGGGAAGAAAATTGCATAGGGCTGCCGGAGGCAGGAATAGAAGTTGCAATTTCAATAGCTCAAAGATGAAGTGAGGGGATCCGGTGAAGAATCTCTCTTGTGCTTGAAATATATTAGCCTTTTGTTGTAGGGGCTCCAAGGCTGCATGAGGGTTTCTTCTTGGTTGGGCACCACATTTGAGCATGCTGCTACAGCAGCTTCTCACACCATTCACTATCCTTTTGAGGTCGCAGTCAAGTTTCATTAGGAGTTCAAGGTGGTATTGGTTGCTTCAACGAATGGCATATCCTATATAAGCCTTAGTTGTAGTATATGGTTTTCAGGTTTAGATTAAAATGTGCTTCTACATACATCACAATTTTTGTAGTAGGACAAAGCCTTTTGTTTAAATAATTGTATACAGTTTGGTATGTTCGAATAATCTTGACTTTTGATTTAATTAGAAGGTTTTAAACAAATTTGTATTCTTGATTTGATTAGGGAAGAATGTGAGACTATACATAATCATTTATAAATTTTACAGgtagtttttgtatttttttaaacaaACAATTGATAAATATCATGTTGGTTgagtaattaattaaattatgattATAGTATATTGAACAataaaagataaaatgtttaagaaaaGAATTAAATATAACAACAGAATATGGACACAAATTTGTAGTGGGGAAGACTAAAAGGTGAAAAAACTCTCAAAGCATCCTTAAAAATGAAGCTTACCTATTAGTCTATATAATTAAAGGCATAATGACCTAGGTATTATCTCTTCGTTTAAGGATTATTTCTTCATTTCAGTATTCACAATTCCAAATTCTTCACCAATAATTAACTCCAATGAGATAGCATCTATAATACTTTTGTTGTAATATGCTTAAAGTATATTTATAAGACTTTATATTTTATATTGGATTCTTTTTTTAACGTAAGATTTCCAATAACTTAATGTTCGAACACTAATTTTTTGTATTTTACAACTCTACTCAACAAAGAAATAGTATTTCGGAGTCATTGAAAAGACAAGAAAATGTACGGGGTGGTTATTGTTTTACTGCCTAAAAAATTGTGTGCAATATTCAAAGTTTATTTGGGATTTTTCTCTTTATGATTGTTTTCCTTTTCTCTATCAttgtgtcggttacatcatttGCCTCTTTCAAATATGACTTATATATAACAATGGATCATACTGAAGATGAGCCTCGTAAAAGTAAGAAGATATTTCACATGATCACATCAAATGTCATCTAGGATCATTTGTTTAATATTTGTCATCTTCTCAATATTGAATTGTTTTCAAAAGGACCAAAGTTGGCTAATTACAATGCtagtcataaatcatcataagatgattgtgTTGGAGGTGAATCAGGTCTTATCaacttataaaaaataaaataaaaaacttaaatGGAAAAATTAAATTAAAGGTGAAACATAAAATCTATTGTTTCACTTACTTTTAATAACTCTAAATTTAAGAAGGATCTGAATATTGCTTACAACATGTGGTTGGTGATGAATATTTGGATCTTTGCAGCTTCTGCATCCACCTGTTTGATTCAGTTAATCTGCTGCCCATCTTTTGTAGGATAAGATGTTCAAAAGATGTGTGAATATTGTACTTCAACGAACAAGTTGACCTTTCTATAATTTCTGTTTGTTTTATGTAATGATTCAGACAACATTACAACTGTTTATTTTTAGTTTATTGTAGCCATGTTTTTATTTACTCGTCTATGTGGTGTTTTAATCGCAGATGTCCTTATTTGTGGGAAATATTTCGTCCCATGTTCATCATAGTGAGCTTGAGCGTGTGTTTCGGAGGTTTGGCCGAAGCAAGCTAGAGCTGAAGGATGGATATGGCTTTGTTGTTTATGATGCTGTTAGAGATGCTGAGAAAGCTCTCAGGGCATTGAAAGGAAGGATTATCTGTGGGGAACATCTTTCTATCACATGGTCAAGAAAACAAAGACCTCTAAGAAGGGTTTCTGGTAAAGAATTTCAAAGAAGTGGCTATGTTAACAAGTTCTACAGGAAAGAAAAAGATATAAAGGGCAAATCCTTTGAAGAATGGGAAGAGAATACAAAGGACATACAGAAACATGCAGGTGAGGAGGAAGCTATAAATAACGAAAGTTTTCTATGTAAAGATGGAAGAGATGATGGAGTGGAAAATGATATTTTTGGGGGAAAAAGGAagcaccaaaatttgaaagaagcaTTGTTGGATGACAGATGTGCGGTGGAGCCCATTCCTTTGGAAAATGACCGTTGGGGAGAGCCTCTCAGTGGTGCATCAAATGAATATGACATGGTTGAAGAAGCAACCAACTTGCAGAATTATGACCCTTATTCTGATAATAGAAATGAAGGAGATGTACGTGGAAGTGAAAAATGCCAAAAACTTAAATCTACTGATTCTTATGCTGCAAACAGTTCTCCAGAAAGAGTTTCAAAGCACTGTTCAAAAGATGAAATTCAGATGGAGTACAGGGGTTTTGGGAGGTCTTCAGAAAGGTGTTTCAAATGTCGTCGAGCAGGTCATGTCATGTGCGACTGTCGTTCTAAAACAGCTTTATCTAGAAGGGCTAAGTTCAAAAGTGTTAATCCTAAACAAAAGACGGAAAGGAATTTCAGAGGTAATGATTTTATGAGGTTTAAAGGTCCAAGACAAACTAATTGGTCAAGACGGGATTTTTCCAGAGACAATATGCTGCAGAGGAAGGATTTTGGTAGTGATAGAATTATGGGACATGGGAGCAGAAGGTTTCATCACAAAACTGAGAGGTTTTCAGGAAACAGACAGAAACATTCAAGACATCTGTCTGATTATAGAAAAGAAGATCAGACAATAAAAAAGACTGGAAAGGGGGATAATAAACTTAGGACAGATTCTATTTCACAGCCAACAGGAGTAAGAGACAAGTCTCAATCCTCCTTTCTACATTCTGAGAGCCGGCATGAGACTCGTTCTAATTCATCTATTTCTTGTTCACAGTCAAGTTTTTCCAAATCATACTCTTCAAAGTCAGACTCTCATTTGGCTAGTTCTCCTCATTCTCATTCTCCTTTGTCTCACTCAGATTCTAGGTCCTTGAGATCACATTCAGTGTCTTCTAAGGCAAGGTCTCAATCGATCTCTGACCGCTCTATGTCTAGAAAGCCCATAGTTAAATCAAGGTCACCTTCTGCAACTATGCAATCtttgtcagtatctctatctcCTTGTATTCGAAAATCATCCATTCCAACTCAGGTGGGTCATGTTTTGTCTGGATCATTTGATGCTAGTAATGCAATGCAGTCCTTGAAGAATGCTTTGCCTTTTGATTCTCACAGTGCTTTATCTGAGAAAACAAGAGAGAAGAGTACTGCCAATGCAAATTTGGAAGGAGATCATCTGAGATTAGCAGTGAAA
The nucleotide sequence above comes from Cryptomeria japonica chromosome 11, Sugi_1.0, whole genome shotgun sequence. Encoded proteins:
- the LOC131074623 gene encoding uncharacterized protein LOC131074623 gives rise to the protein MSLFVGNISSHVHHSELERVFRRFGRSKLELKDGYGFVVYDAVRDAEKALRALKGRIICGEHLSITWSRKQRPLRRVSGKEFQRSGYVNKFYRKEKDIKGKSFEEWEENTKDIQKHAGEEEAINNESFLCKDGRDDGVENDIFGGKRKHQNLKEALLDDRCAVEPIPLENDRWGEPLSGASNEYDMVEEATNLQNYDPYSDNRNEGDVRGSEKCQKLKSTDSYAANSSPERVSKHCSKDEIQMEYRGFGRSSERCFKCRRAGHVMCDCRSKTALSRRAKFKSVNPKQKTERNFRGNDFMRFKGPRQTNWSRRDFSRDNMLQRKDFGSDRIMGHGSRRFHHKTERFSGNRQKHSRHLSDYRKEDQTIKKTGKGDNKLRTDSISQPTGVRDKSQSSFLHSESRHETRSNSSISCSQSSFSKSYSSKSDSHLASSPHSHSPLSHSDSRSLRSHSVSSKARSQSISDRSMSRKPIVKSRSPSATMQSLSVSLSPCIRKSSIPTQVGHVLSGSFDASNAMQSLKNALPFDSHSALSEKTREKSTANANLEGDHLRLAVKIDNDLRVRIVQDEEKEQQGTNTKDTWILNPSESGGKRETAFIYREKSHSDETTDKHNISEGGIMKNEKSKSSVLEIVELPADTTTEPVVDNSRTVHEKGINDPMLSKVNVKDVAHISLQEAKLIINYSKKLPIEETEHGSSVESYFGAARLWPLELIHYRRLKRGAISTENYARRMAQNEMFGIVDKYVRSSSGWWESESHEI